The Desulfovermiculus halophilus DSM 18834 genome includes the window CCGCTTCGAAGACCTGACCTTGAGCGGCCAGATCCAGGACCTCAGCGCCGTGGTCGACTGGTGCGGACAGCAGAGCCCCGGACCGGTTGTCACCATGGGACGCAGCTTCGGAGGCAGTACCGTCCTGGCCCACGGGGCAGCGGATCCCAGGGTCCAGGCTGTATGTACCTGGGCTGCTCCTGTCCGGCTTGCCGACCTGTTCTCCGAAGCAATAATCGCCGAGACCGGGGACGGCCGGATCCAACTGGCGGACGCTGACGGGACTGTGGACCTGAACAAGGACTTTCTCAGGGATCTGGAGAGCTATGACCTGCTCAAGGCAGCGGCTGTCCTTGCTCCCCGTCCGCTGCTCATCATCCACGGAGAAAACGACGATGTCGTCCCGGCCTCCGATGCCCGCCGCCTCTACTCCACGGCGTCAGACCCCAAGGAGCTGCACATTATTCCCGGCGGGGACCACCAGTTCACCACCACCTCGGAACAGGTGTGGAAGATCGTCGGCAGATGGCTGAACGCCCTGCACGGAGAGAAATGCACCCAGGGGGAAACTTGACAAGGTGACCGGCTTTGCTTACAAAGGCTTCTTGGGCGCCAGTAGCTCAGCCGGATAGAGCATCTGACTACGAATCAGAAGGCCGGGTGTTCGAATCGCCCCTGGCGCACCATGTTTCAAGGGAGTTTATGGGCTTTTTGCCTGTAAGCTCCCTTATTTTTTGCTACCCTATTGCTACCACCAGCAAATAGCGGCGAACACATATCACCACCCATCTGAGCATCACGCCGGGTGACTGGCTAAATGTCACGGTCCCTGACAGCATATCCGGCAGGATCGTCCAGCCCCGCCTCCAGAAAGCCCTTTCTGCGCAGTCTGCAGCTGTCGCATGCACCGCAGGCCAAGCCGTTCTGGTCCGGATCGTAGCAGGAATGGGTCAGGCTGTAGTCAACGCCCAGCTCCAGCCCTTTGCGGATAATCTGGGCCTTGCTCCAATGCACAAGCGGGGCACGAATCCTGTACTGCATCCTGCCCTCGATGCTTTCCTTGGTTCCCAGGTTGGCCAAGTGTTCAAAGGCGGCAATGAATTCCGGGCGGCAATCCGGGTATCCGGAATAGTCAACGGCATTGACCCCGATGAAGATGTCAGCTGCTCCCAGGACCTCTGCCCAGCCAAGGGCCAGGGACAAAAATATCGTGTTTCTGGCCGGGACATAGGTTGACGGGATGTGCGTCGACTGCTCAAGGCTTCGTCCCTTAGGCACCTGCGTGTCCTCTGTCAAAGCCGATCCGCCGATACGCCCCAGGGGAACGTCCACAACCAGATGCCGGGCAATGTCCATGACCTGGGCCACCCTGGAGGCCGCCGCCAGCTCGATTTCATGCCGCTGGGAATAGGAAAAAGACAGGGCGCAGGGCTCAAATCCTTCCTCTCTGGCAATGGCCAGACAGGTGGTCGAGTCCAGGCCTCCGGAAAAGAGAACAACTGCTTTTTTCATAATTGGCCCTTGGACACAGAAAGTGAAATTGCATACATAAGAGTTTGCCGTCTCTTCTGGGTGCCGTGAGCGACAGGCCCGCGCATTTTCTTGGTCCCGCCAAAAGGGGGAAACCCGGCACTCACGTGTATGATACGCTTTCGTCAAACAGAAAGGAGTGACCTGCACGTGAGTAGCCGGGAGGGGGCAGGGATCCCCCTTTGGCGGGGCTTAGAAAATACCGGGCCGAAAGTGGGCTCACAGAAGAGATGGCAAACTCCAAAAATCCACAGGCTACGTCGAAGATCCTTATAATTTTGCTCAGATATGTGCTGCGGGCCCAAAAACGTAGTGCGTGGCGGCAATGGCCGGGAATTGCTTCAGCTCATGCCGAAAGAAGCCGTCACATCCCTGTGATGGACACCACCAGAAAGATGAGTGCCAGGACTATTATCCAGGCCAGGGAGACGGCGACCAAAGATTTTTTCCAATGCCTGCCGAAGTATCGTTTGGAAAACTGCAGGATCCAGGCCCAATTGAGCCACAGATGCACGCAGACAAGCACCAGCAGGACAAGGGAGAGATACAGATGGATGTTCCCCCAGTCATGCCTGTGCAGCCCGAGAAAGTACTTCGAGGCGCCCCCCGCTCTCCCGGCAGGGATGACGAAAGCAAGCAGCATCCCGGTCCCGGCCAGGGAACACATGTCCACGAACATCAATGAGTCCACAAGATACTTGCAGGTATTCTTCTTCATGTGAGTCACACAATCCCGAGCAATGTCGTATGTTGCAAGCTCGAACGAATCGTCATATATCAATTGCCGCACCGCAGATCCGCTCAGGCCCCTGAACGAATACGTGCTTTTTCAATCTTCGTATATCCGCCCGGCGCGCCTCGTCAATACAAGACTCTGGGATGCATGCGAAGCTTACATCCCCCAGATCAAGGAGATATGTGCACCATGACCAAGAATCCATCAGTTGCAACCAGCGACTACAAGATGATCGGCAACCATACCTTTGACCAGTTCATCGAAATGGCCACCATGTTCCACAACTATCCTGCCCCTGGTCTGCTCATTGGCGGGTACATGGTGGAGGAAGCCAAACGGCACATCCCCGAAGGCACCCTGTACGAGGCGGTTTCCGAGACCTCCTGGTGCCTGCCCGACGCCATACAGATGCTCACACCCTGCACCATCGGCAACGGCTGGATGCGGATCATGAACTTCGGCCTGTACGCCATGAGCCTCTACGACAAGCACACCGGTGAAGGCGTGCGCGTCTGGCTCGATCTGGACAAGGTCCCCGAGGACTCGGAAATCAGGACCTGGCTCTTAAAGCTCAAGCCAAAACAGGAGCAGGACTCGGACCGGCTGCGGAGTGAAATCGGGATGTACGGCTCGGACATCATGTCCGTCCGGCCTATCACTCTGCGCCGCGAACACCTGGGCAAGCGAAGCAAGGGCTCAATCACCCGGTGTTCTGTATGCGGCGAAGCCTACCCGTCCATGCACGGGACGGTCTGTCGTTCATGCCGGGGCGAATCCCCGTATTCCGAGGACTCCGGCCTCGAGTCCCCGGTGGTCTTCCCCCTGCCTTCCCAGGTCAGAACCATGGATGTGGCCGATGCCGTGGGGACCAAGGCTGTGCACGACATGACCAGGATCGAGCCGGGCGTGAGCAAGGGCGCGGCCTTCCGAAAGGGTCAGGTGCTTGAGGCCGGAGACCTCTGCCGCCTGCAGCAGATGGGACGCAAAGCGATCTATGTGCAGGAAGCCGAGGTCGACGGGGACTTCGTGCACGAGGACGAGTGCGCCCAGGCCTTTGCCCGGGCCATGGCCGGCAAGGGTGTTGTCCCCGGCGGCCCGCCCCACGAGGGCAAGGTGGCCCTCAAGGCCGAGATGGACGGACTGCTGAAGGTAAATACCGAACTCCTGCACTCCTTCAACCTCTGTCCCGGAGTCATGGCCGCCAGCCGCAACGGCTGGACCCTGGTCAAGGAGGGAGCCGAGGTCGCGGCCACCCGGGCTATCCCCCTGTATCTGGAAAAGCCTCTCTATGACCGGGCCATGGCTGTGCTGGACGCCGGTCCGGTCTTTGATCTCCTGCCCTTGCGCAGGGCCAGAGTGGGCGTGCTCATAACCGGGGATGAAGTCTTCAGCGGCAGGATCGAGGACCGGTTCGAGGGCATCATCCGGGGCAAGGTCACCGCTCTGGGCAGCGACCTCTACAAAACAGTGATCGTTCCCGACAGCCGGGAGGCAATCCGTGACGCGGCCCGGGAGTTGCTCGACGAGGGATGCGAGGTGATCATCACCACCGCCGGGCTTTCCGTGGATCCCGACGACGTCACCCGCCACGGGCTGGTTGACGCCGGAGCCCACGAGCTGGTGTACGGCGCCCCCATCCTCCCCGGGGCCATGACCCTGGTTGGACGCATCGGCCAGGCCCGCCTGCTGGGCGTTCCGGCCTGTGCCCTGTTTTTCAAGACCACAAGCCTGGATCTTCTCCTGCCCAGGCTGCTCGCGGATTTGGACATAACCCGCGATGACCTCGCACGGCTCGGCGAAGGGGGCATGTGCCTGGGCTGCTCCAACTGCTCCTTCCCCAAGTGCCCCTTCGGCAAATAGGGACGAAGAAAGCGCAATCGTTCGGATCCCTTCCCAAAGTCTGGAGGCTTGTCCAGAGAGGCGGTGCCCAGCCACTTCGCTCACAGCTGGCGATGGGCCCCGTATCACTGCAACGTAACTTTCAATCGCAGCTCCGTCATTCCGGTACTGGAGCGTGGTCCAGCACAGGCTCCAGCCGGAATCTCGGCCAAGAACTGGATCCCGGATCAAGTCCGGGATGATGGCAAGAGGGCTTAGCGCAAACAATGAAGGGTACGTTGTAATGGTATTGGGTCAGGCCCTGAGCTGTGACCCGCAGCCAAAAGTATCCAGAGCTGAGAATCCTTGGATATGTTCATTGTCTCACATCTACCTGAAAAACCCTTTCCTCATGCTCCAAGCCATTTCAGCCTGCAATCGCTCCCTTATGCCGCTCACCTGGCTGATGACCACGATACCCCATAGCTGTGTACGCTGCAAAAGACACATAGAACACTATCCGGCTTCTTCCGCCGGAAACGTTTTGTTTACAGGCTCCAGGCCGTACGTAAGTTAGTTAATATTGTTTGACAAAGATTCATTTTTTTTATTATGGAGACACAATTTCGCATTGCGACCCTGCTCAGGGTCGCGCCCGGCACCCTCGACTGGATGTGCAGCATCTCGTACGAGATGTATCTGTGTCCCAACCCCCCAGCAATGAACAGGAAGGCTTTCACAACATGAGCAAGAGGACAGACATCAGCAAAGTGATGATTATCGGCTCAGGACCGATTGTGATCGGACAGGCCTGCGAGTTCGACTACTCCGGTACCCAGGCCTGCAAGGCCCTGCGGGAGCTCGGATACCAAATCGTCCTGGTCAACTCCAACCCGGCCACGATCATGACCGATCCGGGCATGGCTGACGTGACCTATATCGAACCCTTGAACGTCGATTCCCTTGAACGGATCATCGCCAAGGAACGGCCGGACGCCCTGCTGCCCAACCTGGGCGGCCAATCCGGGCTGAACCTGTCCTCAGAGCTGTACCGGGCCGGGATTCTTGACCAATACGGGGTCAAGGTCATTGGGGTGCAGATCGACGCCATTGAGCGGGGGGAAGACCGGACCGCATTTAAGGAAACCATGGACAGGCTGGGGATTGAAATGCCCAGGAGCCACGCCGTGTCCTCGGTTGACCGGGCCGAAGAGATTGCCGGGGATCTGGGCTATCCGGTCGTGGTCCGGCCGGCCTATACCATGGGCGGGACCGGCGGCGGGCTGGTCTATAATGTCGAGGAGCTGCGCACCGTAGCTGCCCGGGGACTCAACGCCAGCATGGTCAATCAGGTCCTGATCGAAGAGTCGGTGTTGGGCTGGGAGGAGCTGGAGCTGGAAGTGGTCCGGGACAACAAGAACCACATGATCACGGTCTGTTTTATTGAAAACGTCGACCCCATGGGGGTGCATACCGGGGACTCCTTTTGCACCGCCCCCATGCTGACCATCGACCAGGACCTGCAGCACAGGCTGCAAAAATTCTCCTACGCCATTGTCGAGGCCATCGAGGTCATCGGGGGCACGAACATTCAGTTCGCCCACAACCCTGAGACCGGCCGGGTGGTGATCATTGAGATCAACCCCCGCACCTCCAGATCCTCCGCCCTGGCCTCCAAGGCGACCGGGCTGCCTATAGCCTTGATTTCCTCCAAGCTGGCCGGGGGGCTGAACCTGGACGAAATCCCCTACTGGGGGGAGGGTAACCTGGACAGATACGTCCCTGCCGCCGACTATGTAGTGGTCAAGTTTCCCAAGTGGGCATTTGAAAAGTTCAAAAGCATTGATGACAAGCTGGGCACCCAGATGCGTGCGGTGGGCGAGGTCATGAGCATCGGCAAGTCCTACAAGGAAGGCCTGCAGAAGGCCGTCCGGTCCCTGGAGAGCGGCCGGTACGGGCTCGGCTTTGCCCTGGACTTCAACTCCCTCTCCCTGGACGAGCTCATGCGCAGGCTCTCCGTACCCACCAGCGAGCGTCAGTTCCTGCTCTACGAGGCCCTGCGCAAAGGAGCGGACATTGACGAGCTGTATGCCAAAACCTCGATCAAACCCTGGTTTCTGCACCAGATGAAAGAGCTGGTGGACCTGGAGGAAGAGCTTTTGGCCCATAAGGGCGGAAGTCTGCCTGAGGACCTGCTTCGCCGGGCCAAGCTGGATGGCTTTGCCGATGTATACCTGGCCAGGCTCCTGGACCTTCCGGAAAAGGAGATCCGGGAACAGAGGGAGGCCCAGGGCTTGGTCGAGGGGTGGCAGCCCGTCCCGGTCAGCGGTGTGCAGGACGCCTATTACTACTACTCCACCTACAACGCCCCGGACAACAGCCCGGCCACCAAAACCCAGGACAAGGTTTTGATCCTGGGGGGCGGACCAAACCGCATCGGCCAGGGCATTGAGTTTGACTACTGCTGCGTGCATGCGGCCTTTGCCCTCAGGGACATGGGGCACGAGACCATCATGGTCAACTGCAATCCCGAGACCGTGTCCACAGACTACGACACCTCGGACAAGCTCTACTTTGAGCCCCTGACTGTGGAGGACGTGCTCCAGATCTACAGAAAGGAGCAACCCAAGGGGATAATCTGTCAGTTCGGTGGACAGACCCCGCTGAACATTGCCCGGGAGCTGGAAGAGGCCGGGGTGACCATCCTGGGGACCAGTCCGGAGACAATCGACCTGGCTGAGGACAGGGACCGGTTCCGGCAGATCATGGACCGGCTGGGCATCCCCATGGCTGAGAGCGATATGGCCAGCTCCGTGCAGGAAGCCCTGGATATCGCCGAACGGATAGGCTATCCCCTGATGGTCCGCCCTTCCTATGTCCTGGGTGGCCGGGGGATGGAGATCGTCTACGACAGCGATATGCTCAAGGATTACGCCAAAAGCGCCGTGGGGGTGAATCCGGACCGGCCCATTCTGATCGACAAGTACCTGAACAATGCCATCGAGGCCGAGGCGGACGCGATCGCCGACGGATTCGATGCCTTTGTGCCTGCGGTCATGGAGCATATTGAACAGGCCGGGGTGCATTCCGGAGACTCGGCCTGCGTGATTCCCCCGGTGAACATCCCGGAAAAACACCTGCAGACCATCTACGAGTATACGCGGAAGATCGCCAATGAGCTCAAGGTCATCGGGCTGATGAACATGCAGTATGCCATCTGGCACGACCGGGTCTACGTCTTGGAAGCCAACCCTCGGGCCTCCAGGACCGTCCCCCTGGTCTCCAAGGTCTGCGGGGTCTCCATGGCCAAGATCGCCACTGAGATCATGCTCGGCAAAAAGCTGGATGACTTGGGGCTGAGCATCACCAGCGTGCCCTACTATGGGGTCAAGGAGGCGGTCTTCCCCTTTTCCATGTTTCCGGAGGTCGACCCGGTCATTGGCCCGGAGATGCGCTCCACCGGCGAGGTCCTCGGCCTGGCTTCATCCTACGGCATGGCCTTTTACAAGGCCCAGAAGGCGGCCAAGTCCACCCTGCCCACAGAAGGGGCGGTGCTGATAACAGTCTGCGAGCGGGACCGGGACGACAAGCTGGTCCAGGCGGCCGGGCGCTTTATCGAGATGGGCTTTAAGCTGTTCAGCACCGAGGGTACCGCTGCGTTTCTCCAGGAGCACGGGATAGAGAGTGAACCAATCCTTAAGCTGCATCAGGGCCGGCCCAACATCGTGGATGCCCTCAAGAACGGACAGATCCAGCTCATCGTGAACACCCCGGCAGGCAAGCTGAGCGTGACCGACGACTCCTATATCCGCAAATCCGCAATCCAGCACGCTGTCCCGTACATCACGACAGTCGCTGCTGCAGTGGCCGCAGCTGAAGGCATAAGCGCCAAGATAAACCAGGAAGACACGGTCAAGTCCCTGCAGGAATACCACGCAGAGATAGAGTAGGCTCGAAGCTGAACGATTCTGAATGGGCATTGCCAGCGAAGCGATCTCGAGTACCTAGCATGAGATCGCTTCGCTGATCGCAGGCAGTGATGGATGCCTCCCGGATCATGCCGCAAGCTTGAGTCCGATAATCCCGGCAATGATCAGGGAAACGCTGACCAGACGGGCTGTGTCCGCGGGTTCTCCAAGCAGCACAATGCCCAGGACAACGGTCCCCACTGCTCCCACTCCGACCCAGACGGCATAGGCTGTGCCTACCGGGAGGGACTTCATGGCCAGGCCCAGCAGCCACAGACTGACCAGCATCGCCGCCACGGTCCAGACCGTGGGCCAGAGCCGGGACAGCCCTTCCGAGTATTTCAGTCCGATCGCCCAGCCGACTTCGAACAGGCCGGCGATACAAAGAATAATCCAATCCATATGACTTCCTTGCACAATCCAGGCAGGGTGCGAGCCCTGCTCAGGGATTGGGATAGAGACCTCCCAAATATGGTTCTTCGACACAGAAAGTGGGCACACAGAAGAGATGGCAAAACTCCAAAAA containing:
- a CDS encoding alpha/beta hydrolase — its product is MHTDWREVRIQNPRGQLLAALCLHSGPDSRGWVVVCHGFTGSKEGGGRAKAMAERLAGETGFSFVLFDFAGNGESQGRFEDLTLSGQIQDLSAVVDWCGQQSPGPVVTMGRSFGGSTVLAHGAADPRVQAVCTWAAPVRLADLFSEAIIAETGDGRIQLADADGTVDLNKDFLRDLESYDLLKAAAVLAPRPLLIIHGENDDVVPASDARRLYSTASDPKELHIIPGGDHQFTTTSEQVWKIVGRWLNALHGEKCTQGET
- the queC gene encoding 7-cyano-7-deazaguanine synthase QueC, with the protein product MKKAVVLFSGGLDSTTCLAIAREEGFEPCALSFSYSQRHEIELAAASRVAQVMDIARHLVVDVPLGRIGGSALTEDTQVPKGRSLEQSTHIPSTYVPARNTIFLSLALGWAEVLGAADIFIGVNAVDYSGYPDCRPEFIAAFEHLANLGTKESIEGRMQYRIRAPLVHWSKAQIIRKGLELGVDYSLTHSCYDPDQNGLACGACDSCRLRRKGFLEAGLDDPAGYAVRDRDI
- a CDS encoding DUF4405 domain-containing protein, encoding MKKNTCKYLVDSLMFVDMCSLAGTGMLLAFVIPAGRAGGASKYFLGLHRHDWGNIHLYLSLVLLVLVCVHLWLNWAWILQFSKRYFGRHWKKSLVAVSLAWIIVLALIFLVVSITGM
- a CDS encoding FmdE family protein — protein: MTKNPSVATSDYKMIGNHTFDQFIEMATMFHNYPAPGLLIGGYMVEEAKRHIPEGTLYEAVSETSWCLPDAIQMLTPCTIGNGWMRIMNFGLYAMSLYDKHTGEGVRVWLDLDKVPEDSEIRTWLLKLKPKQEQDSDRLRSEIGMYGSDIMSVRPITLRREHLGKRSKGSITRCSVCGEAYPSMHGTVCRSCRGESPYSEDSGLESPVVFPLPSQVRTMDVADAVGTKAVHDMTRIEPGVSKGAAFRKGQVLEAGDLCRLQQMGRKAIYVQEAEVDGDFVHEDECAQAFARAMAGKGVVPGGPPHEGKVALKAEMDGLLKVNTELLHSFNLCPGVMAASRNGWTLVKEGAEVAATRAIPLYLEKPLYDRAMAVLDAGPVFDLLPLRRARVGVLITGDEVFSGRIEDRFEGIIRGKVTALGSDLYKTVIVPDSREAIRDAARELLDEGCEVIITTAGLSVDPDDVTRHGLVDAGAHELVYGAPILPGAMTLVGRIGQARLLGVPACALFFKTTSLDLLLPRLLADLDITRDDLARLGEGGMCLGCSNCSFPKCPFGK
- the carB gene encoding carbamoyl-phosphate synthase large subunit is translated as MSKRTDISKVMIIGSGPIVIGQACEFDYSGTQACKALRELGYQIVLVNSNPATIMTDPGMADVTYIEPLNVDSLERIIAKERPDALLPNLGGQSGLNLSSELYRAGILDQYGVKVIGVQIDAIERGEDRTAFKETMDRLGIEMPRSHAVSSVDRAEEIAGDLGYPVVVRPAYTMGGTGGGLVYNVEELRTVAARGLNASMVNQVLIEESVLGWEELELEVVRDNKNHMITVCFIENVDPMGVHTGDSFCTAPMLTIDQDLQHRLQKFSYAIVEAIEVIGGTNIQFAHNPETGRVVIIEINPRTSRSSALASKATGLPIALISSKLAGGLNLDEIPYWGEGNLDRYVPAADYVVVKFPKWAFEKFKSIDDKLGTQMRAVGEVMSIGKSYKEGLQKAVRSLESGRYGLGFALDFNSLSLDELMRRLSVPTSERQFLLYEALRKGADIDELYAKTSIKPWFLHQMKELVDLEEELLAHKGGSLPEDLLRRAKLDGFADVYLARLLDLPEKEIREQREAQGLVEGWQPVPVSGVQDAYYYYSTYNAPDNSPATKTQDKVLILGGGPNRIGQGIEFDYCCVHAAFALRDMGHETIMVNCNPETVSTDYDTSDKLYFEPLTVEDVLQIYRKEQPKGIICQFGGQTPLNIARELEEAGVTILGTSPETIDLAEDRDRFRQIMDRLGIPMAESDMASSVQEALDIAERIGYPLMVRPSYVLGGRGMEIVYDSDMLKDYAKSAVGVNPDRPILIDKYLNNAIEAEADAIADGFDAFVPAVMEHIEQAGVHSGDSACVIPPVNIPEKHLQTIYEYTRKIANELKVIGLMNMQYAIWHDRVYVLEANPRASRTVPLVSKVCGVSMAKIATEIMLGKKLDDLGLSITSVPYYGVKEAVFPFSMFPEVDPVIGPEMRSTGEVLGLASSYGMAFYKAQKAAKSTLPTEGAVLITVCERDRDDKLVQAAGRFIEMGFKLFSTEGTAAFLQEHGIESEPILKLHQGRPNIVDALKNGQIQLIVNTPAGKLSVTDDSYIRKSAIQHAVPYITTVAAAVAAAEGISAKINQEDTVKSLQEYHAEIE
- the sugE gene encoding quaternary ammonium compound efflux SMR transporter SugE, whose product is MDWIILCIAGLFEVGWAIGLKYSEGLSRLWPTVWTVAAMLVSLWLLGLAMKSLPVGTAYAVWVGVGAVGTVVLGIVLLGEPADTARLVSVSLIIAGIIGLKLAA